In a genomic window of Occallatibacter riparius:
- a CDS encoding S10 family peptidase: protein MKAVRLGVCVAVVATATLFAIESVAAQERNREQQSPNPQESNVRNPEPARQAREQSSQGADQKSNENAPIPPERTSVTHHDSTLGGKSLRYTATAGTLLIRDEEDKPYGSMFYVAYTLDGAQAGSRPVSFLYNGGPGSATLWLHMGSFSPVRIQTDSPKATAGPPFTLAPNQDSLLDKTDLVFVDAPLTGYSRAVGKGQPKDFTGVDQDLRAFDRFIIRWISVNQRWNSPKFLIGESYGTTRSAALADMLGNDGVQLNGVVLISSILNYNVRAGGYDTIYIGNLPSYAAAAWYFNKVQNKPADLAAWVQQARDFASGPYAHALFQGDRLSAAELDSVSKEVSRFTGLSEQYVKETNLRISPTRFRKEVLRDQRLTLGRYDMRFEGEDVDAAGENPSYDASDTGISGAFVAALHNYLETELKYDSTDAYRPSAGSIGQWDWKHRPTSGGGFGGPGGEQSQPYVAADLASAIRKNPHLKVFSANGYFDLATPFFLTEFDLNHMQLPEELRGNVQYSYYPSGHMIYLNVDALHQLRADLEKFIGDAVKR, encoded by the coding sequence ATGAAGGCAGTCAGGCTCGGCGTGTGCGTCGCTGTTGTAGCGACTGCAACTTTATTCGCTATTGAAAGTGTGGCCGCGCAGGAGCGCAACCGGGAGCAACAAAGCCCGAACCCACAAGAATCGAATGTGCGCAATCCTGAGCCGGCGCGGCAGGCGCGTGAGCAGAGCAGCCAGGGCGCCGACCAGAAGAGCAATGAGAATGCGCCCATTCCGCCGGAACGGACATCCGTAACGCATCACGATTCCACGCTCGGCGGCAAGTCGTTGCGTTACACAGCGACCGCCGGCACGTTGCTCATCCGCGACGAAGAAGACAAGCCTTACGGCAGCATGTTTTATGTTGCTTACACCCTCGACGGTGCGCAGGCCGGCTCCCGGCCGGTGAGCTTTCTCTATAACGGAGGACCAGGCTCGGCTACCCTGTGGCTCCATATGGGTTCGTTCTCGCCGGTGCGCATCCAGACCGACAGCCCCAAGGCAACTGCCGGTCCGCCGTTCACCCTTGCGCCCAATCAGGATTCGCTGCTCGACAAGACCGATCTCGTCTTCGTCGATGCGCCTCTCACCGGCTACTCGCGCGCGGTGGGCAAGGGGCAGCCGAAGGACTTCACCGGCGTAGACCAGGACCTGCGCGCCTTCGACCGCTTCATCATTCGCTGGATCAGTGTGAACCAGAGATGGAATTCGCCGAAGTTTCTCATTGGTGAATCGTATGGTACTACCCGTTCGGCCGCTTTGGCTGACATGCTGGGTAACGATGGCGTGCAACTCAACGGAGTAGTGCTGATCTCATCGATCCTCAACTACAACGTGCGCGCCGGAGGTTACGACACCATTTACATCGGCAACCTGCCGAGTTATGCGGCAGCGGCGTGGTACTTCAACAAGGTGCAGAACAAGCCCGCCGACCTGGCCGCTTGGGTGCAGCAGGCGCGCGACTTCGCCAGCGGGCCGTACGCGCATGCGCTGTTCCAGGGCGACAGGCTTTCGGCTGCGGAATTGGATTCCGTTTCGAAAGAAGTGAGTCGATTCACGGGTCTCAGCGAGCAGTATGTGAAGGAAACGAACCTTCGCATCTCGCCCACGCGCTTCCGTAAGGAAGTGCTGCGCGATCAGCGCCTCACACTCGGCCGCTATGACATGCGCTTCGAGGGCGAGGACGTGGATGCGGCCGGCGAGAATCCCAGCTACGATGCCTCCGACACAGGCATCAGCGGCGCATTCGTTGCGGCGCTTCATAATTATCTGGAGACGGAACTGAAGTACGACTCGACCGATGCGTACCGTCCCAGCGCAGGCTCGATCGGCCAGTGGGACTGGAAGCATCGACCCACCAGCGGCGGCGGCTTCGGCGGTCCCGGCGGCGAGCAGTCGCAACCCTACGTGGCGGCCGACCTGGCCAGCGCCATCCGCAAGAATCCGCACCTGAAGGTCTTCTCGGCCAACGGCTACTTCGACCTGGCCACGCCGTTCTTTCTCACCGAGTTCGACCTGAATCACATGCAGCTTCCTGAGGAACTGCGAGGTAATGTGCAGTACAGCTACTATCCTTCGGGTCACATGATCTATCTCAACGTGGACGCTCTGCATCAGTTGCGCGCGGATCTGGAGAAGTTCATCGGGGACGCTGTGAAGCGGTGA
- a CDS encoding YXWGXW repeat-containing protein codes for MKGFPKLVFASALLAFLVAAGGCKSNQNQSQNPNSADQNTATDQSTNQDPANANVAPVSNASDNTAAPSGAYSAPNDQQPAYISRRAPTPRSRSASGEYASDATQPDQYPDQYSSGGNYDSYDNNNYSDYETPVAYSQQPPPPLPAYQQPPCPGEGYIWTPGSWQWDNSQGYYWAPGAWVLAPYTGALWTPGWWGFNSGRYGWHRGYWGRHVGYYGDIPYGHGYNGYGYEGGYWHGNDFAYNRAVNNVNTTVVKNVYEYRVTNINENTTRVSYNGGNGGIQARPRAPEIAAMREQHNPPMSTQMQIVQQAQRDRQNFASYNNNRPQMVAVSHPVQADRDVKPPAPVHYQAQQPIQQHRAQQEQQQRAQQQQQQRTQQEQQQRAQQQQRAQQEQQQRGQQQQHAQQEQAQRMQLQRAQQQQQQHAQEQQRVQQQHQAEPNRNQPVQGHQAAQQINRAPIPEQRPQIRAAEPARPAAQAQRLEQSHPTSQPQHLGAQHPVEPNRPQQNRPETPQAHPANPHAEQPHANQPRPQQENKARPEQQHKTEQQKKQEEKQHPQ; via the coding sequence ATGAAAGGCTTCCCCAAACTCGTTTTCGCATCCGCGCTGCTGGCATTTTTAGTCGCGGCCGGCGGATGTAAGAGTAATCAGAATCAGAGCCAGAATCCGAATAGTGCCGATCAGAACACTGCGACAGACCAGAGCACCAATCAGGATCCGGCCAATGCAAATGTAGCGCCCGTATCGAACGCAAGCGACAACACGGCGGCACCGAGCGGCGCGTATAGCGCGCCGAATGATCAGCAGCCGGCCTACATCTCACGTCGAGCGCCGACCCCGCGATCGCGATCCGCGAGCGGTGAGTACGCAAGCGACGCAACCCAACCCGATCAATATCCCGATCAGTATTCTTCCGGCGGCAACTACGATAGTTACGACAATAACAACTACAGCGACTATGAGACGCCGGTTGCGTATTCTCAGCAGCCTCCGCCGCCGCTTCCCGCCTATCAGCAGCCGCCGTGCCCCGGCGAGGGATATATCTGGACTCCCGGGTCATGGCAGTGGGATAACTCGCAGGGCTATTACTGGGCTCCCGGAGCATGGGTGCTGGCGCCGTACACGGGCGCGCTGTGGACGCCAGGCTGGTGGGGCTTTAACAGCGGCCGTTACGGGTGGCATCGCGGATATTGGGGACGGCACGTCGGCTACTACGGCGACATCCCTTATGGCCATGGCTACAACGGCTACGGCTATGAAGGCGGCTATTGGCACGGAAACGACTTCGCCTACAACCGCGCCGTGAACAACGTGAACACCACCGTGGTGAAGAACGTGTACGAGTACAGAGTCACAAACATCAACGAGAACACCACGCGGGTCAGCTACAACGGCGGAAACGGCGGCATCCAGGCTCGGCCGCGCGCACCAGAGATCGCGGCAATGCGCGAGCAGCACAATCCTCCCATGTCGACGCAGATGCAAATCGTGCAGCAGGCACAACGCGATCGCCAGAACTTCGCGAGTTACAACAACAACCGCCCGCAGATGGTGGCCGTCTCGCATCCTGTTCAGGCGGACCGCGATGTGAAGCCACCGGCCCCGGTGCATTATCAGGCGCAACAACCCATACAACAGCATCGCGCACAGCAGGAACAACAACAGCGAGCGCAGCAACAGCAACAGCAGCGTACGCAGCAGGAACAACAACAGCGAGCGCAGCAACAGCAGCGCGCACAGCAGGAACAACAACAGCGAGGGCAGCAACAGCAGCATGCGCAGCAGGAACAAGCCCAGCGAATGCAACTGCAGCGCGCCCAGCAACAACAACAGCAGCATGCTCAGGAACAGCAGCGTGTACAACAGCAGCACCAGGCAGAGCCTAACCGGAATCAGCCCGTGCAGGGGCATCAGGCAGCGCAGCAGATAAACCGTGCGCCCATACCTGAGCAGCGTCCGCAAATCAGGGCGGCTGAGCCGGCCCGTCCTGCGGCGCAGGCGCAGCGTCTCGAGCAGTCCCATCCAACTTCACAGCCGCAGCACCTGGGAGCGCAGCATCCCGTGGAGCCGAACCGGCCGCAGCAGAATAGGCCCGAGACTCCACAGGCGCACCCCGCTAATCCGCACGCGGAGCAGCCGCACGCAAATCAGCCGCGGCCGCAGCAGGAGAACAAGGCCAGACCAGAACAGCAGCACAAGACTGAGCAGCAGAAGAAGCAGGAAGAGAAGCAGCATCCGCAATAA
- a CDS encoding AAA family ATPase has protein sequence MKQFGTFTLDTLNECLWRAGVRIALPPKPFAVLRYLVEHAGRLVSHDELLDALWPETYVQPQVLRTYMLDLRRVLEDDARNPRFIQSLPKRGYCFIANITEGVASSAGAATPLAVTTPPAPNIVGRDSELACLQATMQQAASGARQIVFITGESGIGKSALIDAFRGIVEAAQVATAAFGQCVPGFAGKQDYYPLADAFRCGSESAPDSAIRRVLRKQAAGSAAPDIEADLGASPVPGELCAALEDMAMDRPLLLILEDLEWSDDSTLAVLSALARRRGPAKLMIVVTVSPRTGSKAEALTRLMHDLCLRRLCTHLSLGRLSKSSVAKVLRARLGQEELPEGLHEFVHLQSEGNPRFVFAILEHLISEKLLTRTDNGDDTRWELRPLEQDAATPGELARMIELEIEHLSEEEQQLLEAASLATVAFPAWMVAAALGKDVATAEEACDALVRRVSFVKRAGEDELPDGTRSSFYVFAHAMFREVLYQRQSAARRAARHARVADRLRAIFYGRDELIAREAAAHYEAAGDWSNAMAMLRIAAQRALEMKAFSEAADLHQQIARLSNYTTRNGLLPASKDVYDELMWSHDSHDIDAARISRSTSAKA, from the coding sequence TTGAAACAATTTGGCACTTTCACGCTCGATACGCTCAACGAGTGCCTGTGGCGCGCGGGCGTCCGCATTGCGCTGCCGCCAAAGCCATTCGCTGTGCTGCGTTATCTTGTGGAGCATGCTGGCCGGCTCGTCAGCCATGATGAGCTGCTGGATGCGCTGTGGCCTGAAACCTACGTGCAGCCCCAGGTGTTGCGCACGTATATGCTCGATCTCCGCAGAGTCTTGGAGGACGATGCGCGTAATCCGCGTTTCATCCAGTCATTGCCCAAGCGCGGCTACTGTTTCATAGCGAACATAACGGAAGGCGTGGCCAGTTCCGCAGGCGCAGCGACACCGCTCGCTGTGACAACACCACCAGCGCCCAATATCGTTGGCCGCGATTCAGAGTTGGCTTGCCTGCAAGCCACCATGCAGCAGGCGGCGAGCGGTGCACGGCAGATCGTCTTTATCACAGGCGAAAGCGGAATCGGCAAGAGCGCGCTGATTGATGCCTTCCGCGGAATCGTGGAAGCGGCGCAAGTGGCAACAGCTGCGTTCGGTCAATGCGTTCCAGGGTTCGCAGGCAAGCAGGACTACTACCCGCTGGCCGATGCCTTTCGCTGCGGCTCCGAGTCGGCGCCGGATTCTGCGATCCGCCGGGTTCTGCGCAAGCAGGCCGCAGGTTCTGCAGCCCCAGATATTGAAGCGGATCTGGGCGCATCCCCTGTACCGGGCGAGTTGTGCGCTGCCCTTGAAGATATGGCGATGGACAGGCCACTGCTGCTGATTCTGGAAGACCTGGAATGGTCTGACGATTCAACGCTTGCAGTGCTGTCGGCGCTGGCGCGCAGGCGGGGGCCAGCGAAGCTGATGATCGTGGTTACCGTTTCACCGCGTACCGGCTCCAAGGCCGAGGCGCTTACGCGCCTTATGCATGATCTGTGTCTTCGGCGCCTGTGTACGCACCTCAGTTTGGGCCGGCTTTCAAAATCGTCCGTGGCCAAAGTGCTACGCGCGCGGCTCGGGCAGGAAGAATTGCCCGAAGGTCTGCATGAGTTTGTTCACTTGCAGTCGGAAGGCAATCCACGATTTGTGTTCGCGATCTTGGAGCATCTCATCTCAGAGAAGCTCCTCACACGCACTGACAACGGCGATGACACGCGATGGGAGTTGCGCCCTCTGGAGCAGGATGCGGCAACACCCGGCGAACTGGCGCGCATGATCGAGCTTGAGATCGAACATCTCTCCGAAGAAGAGCAACAACTGCTCGAGGCCGCGAGTCTGGCAACTGTCGCATTCCCGGCGTGGATGGTCGCAGCCGCGCTGGGAAAAGATGTTGCCACTGCCGAAGAAGCATGCGATGCACTTGTAAGGCGCGTGTCGTTTGTGAAGCGGGCAGGCGAGGACGAACTGCCGGATGGCACGCGGTCAAGTTTCTATGTCTTCGCGCATGCGATGTTTCGCGAAGTGCTTTACCAGCGGCAGTCGGCCGCACGCCGCGCAGCACGTCATGCGCGTGTGGCGGATCGCCTTCGAGCCATCTTCTACGGACGTGATGAACTTATCGCGCGCGAGGCTGCGGCACATTATGAAGCCGCGGGTGACTGGTCGAACGCGATGGCGATGCTACGGATTGCCGCGCAGCGTGCGCTCGAAATGAAGGCTTTCAGCGAGGCCGCGGACCTGCATCAGCAAATCGCACGACTCAGCAACTACACAACGCGCAATGGCCTGCTCCCAGCGTCAAAGGACGTTTACGATGAGCTGATGTGGTCGCATGATTCGCACGACATTGACGCTGCTCGTATCTCGCGTTCTACATCTGCTAAAGCTTGA